Within Pseudomonas sp. LBUM920, the genomic segment GCTGGCGCCGAGGATGCACTGCGGGATGCCCATGGCTTTTTCCTGCAACGCGCGGCCTGCCGGGGTCAATTCCACTACCACCACACGTTCATCTTCGCGGCTGCGGGTCCGGCTGAGCAGGCCTTCGGCTTCCAGCCGCTTGAGCAGCGGCGTCAGCGAACCCGGATCGGTCAGCAGGCGAGTGCTGATTTCGCCGACCGTCAAACCATCTTCTTCCCACAGCACCATCATCGCCAGGTACTGCGGATAGGTCAGGCCGAGGGCTTGCAGCAGCGGCTTGTAGACCTTGGTCATCAGCAATGAAGTGGAGTGCAGGGCGAAACACAGCTGGTTATCCAGCATGAGGGATTCGCAAGGGGCGGGATTTTTGCGCATGACAGTGCCTCGAAAAAGCGTATATGGGCTGGAATCTAGCGATCAAACCTTTAATGCGCCAGATAATTCTGCCTGTGGGGTCAGACCAGGCCGCTTTGTAATGCCAGATCCCAGGGCGGTACTGGGCTGAAGCGGGACTTGAGGTATTCCAGCAGCAGGCGGCTGCGTGCATTGGCCTGCTGTTCCAGACGCAGCGCGTAAATGCCGGTGGTTTCCGGGCTGGGCAGCCCGTTTTCGCAAAACAGCGGTAATAACTCACCACGCACCAGGTATTCACTGGCCAGCCACGTCGGCAAGTGCGCGATGCCCAGCCCGGCGAGCGCGCCGCACAGCAGGGCTTCGGCATTATTGGCACTCAGGCGGATGCGGTGCGGGCGATAGGTGGCGCGGCGCCCGTCCAGCTCGAAGCGCCAGGCGAACATCGGCGCCAGGCCGTCCCAGTCGAGGCCATCATGCTCGCTCAGCTCCCGAGGATGAGTCGGCGTGCCACGGCTTTTGAGGTAAGCCGGGCTGGCGCAGGCGATCCGCACGATGCTGGCCAATGGCGTGGCGATCAAGCGGGTGTCGACGATGTGCCCGGCGCGCAGCACCAGGTCGACCTTGCCCAAGTGCGCGCCCTGCATGTCGACAAAGCTGTCGATCAAATGCAGGTGCACATCCAGCCCCGGATACACGTTCAGAAAGTCGGCAATTACCGGCGCCAAGTGCCGTCGACCGAAGGCTGCCGGCGCGTCCACGCGGATCAGGCCCTCCGGCGCATGGCTCAA encodes:
- a CDS encoding MarR family winged helix-turn-helix transcriptional regulator; amino-acid sequence: MRKNPAPCESLMLDNQLCFALHSTSLLMTKVYKPLLQALGLTYPQYLAMMVLWEEDGLTVGEISTRLLTDPGSLTPLLKRLEAEGLLSRTRSREDERVVVVELTPAGRALQEKAMGIPQCILGASGLQLEQLRKLQSDLIALRGNLQDAI
- a CDS encoding LysR family transcriptional regulator; this translates as MNPNTLTDQLSLFLDVLETGSFSAAARRHPLTPSAVARRIDSLESSVGSRLFQRSTHAVVPTPAGLAFAERARRIVSELQLARAEAVSLSHAPEGLIRVDAPAAFGRRHLAPVIADFLNVYPGLDVHLHLIDSFVDMQGAHLGKVDLVLRAGHIVDTRLIATPLASIVRIACASPAYLKSRGTPTHPRELSEHDGLDWDGLAPMFAWRFELDGRRATYRPHRIRLSANNAEALLCGALAGLGIAHLPTWLASEYLVRGELLPLFCENGLPSPETTGIYALRLEQQANARSRLLLEYLKSRFSPVPPWDLALQSGLV